A stretch of DNA from Staphylococcus sp. KG4-3:
CTCCTACTTTCAACACATTTTTATATTAAATTCATTATATCGAACTATCCTTATATTGCTATAACCTATTAAAACCATTTTTCTTTTTTAAAATAGACTATACAGCCAATACTTATCACTAACATAATTGTTAAGACGATATAATAGCCATAATGCCATTTCAGTTCAGGCATATTTGTAAAATTCATACCGTATATACCTGTAATCAATGTCAAAGGTAGAAAGATCACCGATACCAGAGTCAGTATTTGCATTATACTATTCATTTTAAATGAGTTATATGACGAATAATTATCTTTAATTTCATCAGTCATCTCTTGAGACATTTTCAAAATATTTTGTTGTTTTATAATATGATCATCTATATGTTGAATATACATATGATTCTTCTCATCTACAAGTAATAGGCCGCTTTCTTTGATGTTATCAACTAATTCTTGAATTGGATAAACAATGCGCTTCATTTTTATAATATTTGATCTTATTTTAAATACCTCTTCCATAATAATCTTAACGGAAGCGTCCTTGAGTTGATAATCCTCAAATTCGTATACTTTATCTTCGATTTCATAGATCAAATCAAAGTAACTATCCACCATTTTATCTAAGATGTGCAATGCAACATCAGATGTATGCAAACCATTTTGATTCTCTCCCATTAACATATATGCTAGGTTATTTAAAACTGAAAACGGCTGATGATGATACGTAATAAGCACTTTATCTTTTATAAATAAATTCAACGCTTTGTCACCGCTATTATTAGTATCAATACTATGTAATACAATATATTGGTATGTATCGTATGAATTATATTTTGCCCTAGGTGTCCCATTAACTGTATCATCGATTTCAAGTTTATTAAAGTTAAAATACGACTTAAAAATCTCATTTTCTGATACTGAAGGGTTGTAAAAATCATACCAAACGAATATTGCTGATTCAGGTACATCATTAAAGCATGAAGCTTGCGTTAATGCCTGCCCAGAAATTTGATATTTAATTGTAATTGGCATATTTCCCCTCCCTAAATCATTTACTTTATTTTACCATGAAACCGTTCAAGTGTAAGTTTATGTTATTTTTAGTAAACTAACATTGTAGACAAGTAAAACTTGTTACCATTTGATTATTAACTTTCGACTATCAAGGAGTGTTTTCATGCAAAACCTATTTACTGTTAATCACTACGTAACACAAGATATGATTGATCACAATAATCATGTACATGATGCGCAATATAATATTGTTTTCAGTGATGCCATCAACCAGTTTAATTACCAAAAAGGATTATCTTTAGAGGATCGTGAAATATTAAACTATACCCTATTTACCGTTGAAGAACAAACTGCTTATTTGTCTGAATTAGTAGAAAATGATGAATACCAAATTACTATTTATTTATACGACTATAATGAGAAAAGCGTGCACTTCTTCTCAATCATGACAAAATCAGATGGTACAACTGTTGCAACTAATGAAGCTTTGATGTTAGGTATCAATCGCAAAACAAAAAAAACATCC
This window harbors:
- the corA gene encoding magnesium/cobalt transporter CorA; this translates as MPITIKYQISGQALTQASCFNDVPESAIFVWYDFYNPSVSENEIFKSYFNFNKLEIDDTVNGTPRAKYNSYDTYQYIVLHSIDTNNSGDKALNLFIKDKVLITYHHQPFSVLNNLAYMLMGENQNGLHTSDVALHILDKMVDSYFDLIYEIEDKVYEFEDYQLKDASVKIIMEEVFKIRSNIIKMKRIVYPIQELVDNIKESGLLLVDEKNHMYIQHIDDHIIKQQNILKMSQEMTDEIKDNYSSYNSFKMNSIMQILTLVSVIFLPLTLITGIYGMNFTNMPELKWHYGYYIVLTIMLVISIGCIVYFKKEKWF
- a CDS encoding thioesterase family protein yields the protein MQNLFTVNHYVTQDMIDHNNHVHDAQYNIVFSDAINQFNYQKGLSLEDREILNYTLFTVEEQTAYLSELVENDEYQITIYLYDYNEKSVHFFSIMTKSDGTTVATNEALMLGINRKTKKTSPFPAQYANGIISYYDNQQLIEWPKQLGHRIGISR